The region CAGACGTGGCGGCCGCCAGCAAGAGTACCACAATCGAAGGCAGGTTCCTCTGAAGCGTCATGCGCCCAGTATCGCACGTCGCACGGACCATGAACCACCACCGTCTGAAGGCCGGCAGAGATGAGGCTCAAGGTTCACCAGTTCAAACGGCGTCTGGATACCACACGAATACCGTATGTCCGCATCAAGGTGCGATACATGGATGAAATTGGGCATTGGACTCCTGTATGGTCGGGACAGGGGAGCGACGACGTTGCGCGACTACCGCTCTATCGACTCCACCGAGCGAGTGATTGACCACGTGCGAGGGGGCGGGCGACACTGCTCGGAGGGCCGTGTCATGCAATCTCTGTCGGGGAAAGTCGCCGTGGTGACCGGTGGCGGGCGCGGTATCGGGCGCGCCATCGCCGTCGCCTTCGCTCGCGAGGGTGCGGACCTGGCGCTTGCCGCGCGCAGCGATTCGGAGTTGGCGGCGGTCGCAAACCAGATCCGCGGGCTCGGCCGGCGGGTCCTGGCGGTGCCGACCGACGTCATTCGGCGCGACCAGGTGGACGCGCTGGCGGACGCGGTGCGCGGGGAGTTCGGGCGCCTCGACATCCTGGTCAACAACGCCGGCGGCGGCCTGGAACCCAGCGGCATCCTGGACAGCGATCCCGGCCTGTGGGTCGAGGACGTTACCGTGAACTGCATCAGCGCCTACCTGGTGTCGCGCGCGCTGCTGCCCCTGATGATCGAGTCGGGCGGCGGGCGGGTGATCAACATCGGCTCCGGCATGGGACACCGGCCCACCGCGGCCGGCTCCGCCTACCACGTCGGCAAGGCGGGCCTGTGGATGTTCACCCGCTGTCTTGCCGAGGAGGTGTGGCAGCACAACATCGCAGTGAACGAGTTGATACCGGGCCCGGTCGCGACCCGGATCACGCCGCGCGACGGTCCTCCGCCCTACGCGGCGAGCGAAGTGATCAAGGAGCCGGAGGAGGTCGCCCCGCTCGCGCTGTTCCTGGCCAGCCAGCCAGACCGCGGCCCCACCGCGCAGAGCTTCAGCCTTACCCGCCGCCCGATCTGACCGGCTCGCGACCAGCCCCGGGGGTGTCCGCCACCGCCGGCGCAGGCTTGCGCAGGCTCCGCGCGTTGTGGGCGAGCGACCGCGAATTT is a window of Spirochaetaceae bacterium DNA encoding:
- a CDS encoding SDR family NAD(P)-dependent oxidoreductase; the protein is MQSLSGKVAVVTGGGRGIGRAIAVAFAREGADLALAARSDSELAAVANQIRGLGRRVLAVPTDVIRRDQVDALADAVRGEFGRLDILVNNAGGGLEPSGILDSDPGLWVEDVTVNCISAYLVSRALLPLMIESGGGRVINIGSGMGHRPTAAGSAYHVGKAGLWMFTRCLAEEVWQHNIAVNELIPGPVATRITPRDGPPPYAASEVIKEPEEVAPLALFLASQPDRGPTAQSFSLTRRPI